The Brassica rapa cultivar Chiifu-401-42 chromosome A10, CAAS_Brap_v3.01, whole genome shotgun sequence genome segment GATGGAGAGATCTCAACAACACAAGTAGATCTAAACCTACTCATCAGTACACTAATCATTGCGGATCTATATGTTCTCAGATTCAAACTCAAGCAACACGAAGCAAAACCTCAGCTTCTATTTACCTTTGGAAATCGTGAGAAGAGGCTGTGAAGAACAATCACACGCGCAGGGAGGACAAGAGGAAGCGGAAGAGTGGCTAACGGCAGCCAAAGCCTCAGTGAGATGCCAGTAGAGAGGCGGACCAAGTATGTAACCCCCATACTCAGCCCCATCAAAGCTAGTCCAACCTTCAACGCCGCCGCGTGGCTCGCCATAAAAAAACGCAGATCCGTCATTACGAGTTGAATTTCCGGCGAGtgtgaaaatgtatttttagattttgacgCTTTGCTGTTTTAATTTCATCGACAGttaattattacataaaaaaaatctaaagttaGTTACAACAACCAATTGGACGGTaacagttaaaaaaataatagataacCAAAATCTAATCAAACCGGTACCGGTTCAATTAACTGGTTATCTTTGGTTTATACTGAAGCGTTCGTCTCCCTCACATTAGAGCATTGTTGACACAGAGAGAGACTCGAAATGGCGACGGAGATCTCGTCGGATCTGATAAACGAACTTAAGATCTCGCTTCGTAGGGAGGCTAAGCTCTCCTCATTCGATTCCTCTACCACCACCCTTCCCACAGCTCCGGAGGCAATCGCGGAGCTCGACGCTTCGCCTCCTTACCTCCGCTGCCGAAACTGTAAAGGAAAGCTTCTGCGAGGGATTGACTCTCTGATCTGCGTTTTCTGCGGCGAACAGCAACGGACGAGCGAGAATCCTCCTGATCCAATCAAGTTTACATCAACTCATGGTTACAAATGGTTTCTCACCTCTCTCGATCTGGACGGATCggtaaaaaaacaatcaaatctCATCGTTCATACGCTCTGTTGATTGTGCATTGCTGAGAATATTAAACAAATTAGTAGTCAGATGTAGAATATGATTGTGCTGTGGTATTATTGTAAAGAAGAATGACTTTATGAAACGATTTAATCTGCAGGAGATGGTGGAGCCACTAAAGGAAACGAATGGATCAAGAATTGGAGCTAAAGCTTCTGTAGCAAAAGGAGTTTCTGTGTCTGAGTTTCTTGATTTTGAAGTTCAATGGTTAGCAAGGGAAGAGAAGGCTTCAAACAATGGACCTGATGATAAGAACCGTCTGGATTTAGGAGGGATTAGTCTTGATGATTATTTCGTTGAAGAAAGAGGAGATTTTTCTAAAGTGGATCCGGTTGAGAGCAAACAGGAGGAGGAAGATGATTTTAAGGATCCGCGTAGTCTTAGCTTGTTTGATGGTGTGAAGAGTCAGGGAGTTGCTGAATCACTGCAGAGTGGAAAAGATGCGCAGAAGAATGTTTCATCTGGAGAACATGAGAATCTTAGTTTGTTTGCAGGACGAGATGCACGGGATAGTGCTTCTGTATCAGATCAGGGGAACTTTGGGTTCTTTGAGGGAAAAGATGCAGGGGACTCTATTAAAGAGGATGAAAACCTTAGCCTGTTTGAGGAGATAGATGAGAAGAGAACTAGTCCTTCTAAAAACACTGAGAGTTTTGGTTTCTTTGAGGAGAAAGATGCTCAGAGAAATAGTTCGTCGAAAGAGGATGAGAGTTTTGGTTTGTTTGTGAGTAAAGATGCTGAGAGAAGTAGTGCTTTGAAAGAAGATGGTAATCTTGGTTTGTTCGAGGGTGGAGAAGGTCAGAGAAATAGTTCTTCTAAAGAGGATGGAGATTTTGGTTTGTTTGAGGGAGCATTATCATCAAATGCTGGCCTCAAGTCCTTCGATGACAAGGTTGTTGCCTCTTCCTCTGATTGGGGTACTGACTTTCAAACTGTTTCCCAGGAAAAGAGTAGTGGCGATCCGTTTGTAAATTCTCAAGTTGATCTGTCTGCTCATATGGATTCTGTTTTTGGTTCCGGAAAAGATTTATTCTATGAAAAACCAGCAGA includes the following:
- the LOC103844178 gene encoding uncharacterized protein LOC103844178 isoform X1 — encoded protein: MATEISSDLINELKISLRREAKLSSFDSSTTTLPTAPEAIAELDASPPYLRCRNCKGKLLRGIDSLICVFCGEQQRTSENPPDPIKFTSTHGYKWFLTSLDLDGSEMVEPLKETNGSRIGAKASVAKGVSVSEFLDFEVQWLAREEKASNNGPDDKNRLDLGGISLDDYFVEERGDFSKVDPVESKQEEEDDFKDPRSLSLFDGVKSQGVAESLQSGKDAQKNVSSGEHENLSLFAGRDARDSASVSDQGNFGFFEGKDAGDSIKEDENLSLFEEIDEKRTSPSKNTESFGFFEEKDAQRNSSSKEDESFGLFVSKDAERSSALKEDGNLGLFEGGEGQRNSSSKEDGDFGLFEGALSSNAGLKSFDDKVVASSSDWGTDFQTVSQEKSSGDPFVNSQVDLSAHMDSVFGSGKDLFYEKPADSSTAYVSKAGDWLQDDLFGGVTGKTQNNDQTVHEGLVMGGNGSSSMDIDWIGDDLWQTSEKKAVGKTPTDDNDGDNDWNDFASSVNSKTPSNLFSRTMESSQEEIFDGLAHVEHDINEQSKDEKQNTGTGVISDMAKGQEDDLFGAWDSFTPSNVSQTPVQPPTNHVNTSAEQNPEMNLFGENNHHRDLPFDYFPESKDQTNSEEVKDMPSGTLSVERTSDPDGKDQTLDLVGTTAISRKSKSDVGEELMSQMHDLSFMLETKLSVPPISKAE
- the LOC103844178 gene encoding uncharacterized protein LOC103844178 isoform X2; the protein is MATEISSDLINELKISLRREAKLSSFDSSTTTLPTAPEAIAELDASPPYLRCRNCKGKLLRGIDSLICVFCGEQQRTSENPPDPIKFTSTHGYKWFLTSLDLDGSEMVEPLKETNGSRIGAKASVAKGVSVSEFLDFEVQWLAREEKASNNGPDDKNRLDLGGISLDDYFVEERGDFSKVDPVESKQEEEDDFKDPRSLSLFDGVKSQGVAESLQSGKDAQKNVSSGEHENLSLFAGRDARDSASVSDQGNFGFFEGKDAGDSIKEDENLSLFEEIDEKRTSPSKNTESFGFFEEKDAQRNSSSKEDESFGLFVSKDAERSSALKEDERNSSSKEDGDFGLFEGALSSNAGLKSFDDKVVASSSDWGTDFQTVSQEKSSGDPFVNSQVDLSAHMDSVFGSGKDLFYEKPADSSTAYVSKAGDWLQDDLFGGVTGKTQNNDQTVHEGLVMGGNGSSSMDIDWIGDDLWQTSEKKAVGKTPTDDNDGDNDWNDFASSVNSKTPSNLFSRTMESSQEEIFDGLAHVEHDINEQSKDEKQNTGTGVISDMAKGQEDDLFGAWDSFTPSNVSQTPVQPPTNHVNTSAEQNPEMNLFGENNHHRDLPFDYFPESKDQTNSEEVKDMPSGTLSVERTSDPDGKDQTLDLVGTTAISRKSKSDVGEELMSQMHDLSFMLETKLSVPPISKAE